In the Pyrolobus fumarii 1A genome, one interval contains:
- a CDS encoding SDR family NAD(P)-dependent oxidoreductase: MSLCLRFWRFALEARGSVFIVTGSSRGIGRAIALEAARRGAAGVVVNYVRSREAAEEVARSIRELGSDALVVRADVSRWEEAKSLVEAAVERWGRVDVVVNNAGILEPKPFAEMEPRDWQRMIEVHFYGALNVAKAALPHMIQRRRGVIVNIASVLGLRPEPLASHYSAAKAALIAWSMAVAKELAEYGIRVFAVAPGGVDTDMARVWGDLDWVEEEVPVARLAKPEEVAKLVLDAIENPYITGDVLTISGALL, translated from the coding sequence GTGTCTCTGTGTCTCCGCTTCTGGAGGTTTGCCTTGGAGGCTCGTGGCTCTGTATTCATCGTGACGGGGTCTAGCAGGGGTATTGGCCGTGCTATTGCTCTGGAGGCGGCTAGGCGTGGCGCGGCTGGCGTCGTGGTGAACTATGTGCGTTCCCGTGAGGCTGCCGAGGAGGTTGCCAGGAGTATCCGCGAACTTGGCTCTGACGCGTTAGTCGTGAGGGCTGATGTGTCTCGGTGGGAGGAGGCCAAGAGTCTCGTGGAGGCCGCGGTTGAGCGCTGGGGCCGTGTGGATGTTGTGGTTAATAACGCGGGTATTCTGGAGCCTAAGCCCTTCGCCGAGATGGAGCCGCGAGACTGGCAGAGGATGATAGAGGTCCACTTCTACGGCGCTCTTAACGTCGCGAAAGCCGCCCTACCCCACATGATTCAAAGGAGGAGGGGCGTGATAGTCAACATCGCCTCTGTGCTCGGGTTGAGACCGGAGCCTCTTGCAAGCCACTACTCGGCCGCCAAGGCCGCCCTGATAGCCTGGAGTATGGCCGTTGCCAAGGAGCTTGCCGAGTATGGTATACGTGTGTTCGCCGTGGCGCCGGGCGGCGTCGACACCGACATGGCGCGAGTATGGGGGGACCTAGACTGGGTCGAGGAGGAGGTGCCGGTAGCGCGGCTGGCGAAGCCCGAGGAGGTAGCCAAGCTAGTCCTAGACGCCATCGAGAACCCCTACATAACCGGCGATGTGCTCACAATCAGCGGCGCCCTGCTGTAA
- a CDS encoding phosphoadenosine phosphosulfate reductase family protein, translated as MSEALPVFEAGRLTGFVASSADFTVYGRVGSGRRLYLWSGGAAGPVEWRVYEVEGFRVEPSVWAVYAPLEAWRRLGSLEGLVSWLAREAGHRLQGKKLLLSFSGGKDSTAALIVLDALYEKIDFKLEVVHVHMPYLEPEYHVDEALRLASRLGYNVEVIEPPRRVLARRLLEEGLPWRRARWCTYYKTRPLEEHFERIQADYMVVGDRIGESLMRSKRLRADTLFERNRFEPIKHLTLIDVVLLVRSLGLTHRDYQAGLTRVSCRYCPYKSLAEMLIDERLGGDEDPGLIEEVLRREWRRWYHDIPLEEFLSEHYWRYTPRVARAFHRLKRLLKPEPELDARRAAELHSSVWTTPIEALESLPLLEPPEWRL; from the coding sequence GTGAGCGAGGCGCTACCGGTCTTCGAGGCTGGGAGACTCACGGGATTCGTCGCGTCTAGCGCTGACTTCACAGTGTACGGGAGGGTTGGCTCGGGTAGACGCCTCTACCTGTGGAGTGGTGGTGCTGCTGGTCCCGTCGAGTGGAGGGTATACGAGGTTGAGGGGTTCCGCGTCGAGCCTAGCGTGTGGGCGGTCTACGCGCCACTCGAGGCGTGGAGGAGGCTTGGGAGCCTAGAGGGGCTCGTATCGTGGCTTGCGCGGGAGGCTGGCCATCGACTCCAGGGCAAGAAGCTCCTACTCTCGTTTAGCGGCGGGAAGGACTCGACAGCCGCGTTGATAGTCTTGGACGCCCTCTACGAGAAGATAGACTTCAAGTTGGAGGTTGTCCACGTCCACATGCCATACCTTGAACCAGAGTACCACGTGGACGAGGCTCTTCGGCTCGCATCGAGACTCGGGTACAACGTAGAGGTTATCGAGCCGCCCAGGAGGGTGCTAGCCAGGAGGCTGCTCGAGGAGGGACTCCCCTGGAGAAGAGCCAGGTGGTGCACCTACTACAAGACCAGACCGCTAGAGGAGCACTTCGAGAGGATACAAGCCGACTACATGGTGGTTGGCGATCGTATCGGCGAGAGCCTTATGCGCTCCAAACGCCTCCGCGCCGATACGCTCTTCGAGCGTAACCGCTTCGAGCCCATAAAGCACCTAACGCTTATCGACGTAGTGTTGCTCGTTAGGAGCCTCGGACTCACACACCGCGACTACCAGGCGGGGCTGACGAGGGTATCCTGCCGCTACTGCCCCTACAAGAGCCTCGCCGAGATGCTCATAGACGAGAGGCTGGGTGGCGACGAGGACCCCGGCCTCATCGAGGAGGTTTTGAGAAGAGAGTGGAGGCGCTGGTACCACGACATACCGCTCGAGGAGTTCCTCTCAGAGCACTACTGGAGGTACACACCGAGAGTAGCCAGGGCGTTCCACCGGCTGAAGCGGCTCCTCAAACCGGAGCCCGAGCTAGACGCGAGGAGAGCTGCGGAACTCCACTCAAGCGTCTGGACCACGCCCATAGAGGCTCTAGAGTCGCTACCGCTCCTGGAGCCCCCCGAGTGGAGGCTCTAA
- a CDS encoding transcriptional regulator: MRRDQAIGAVLLLGSLAFIAMYGYLLFFAGREISLLLLKITAFAAIAVIGGILAWIGYTLATTPPPKPIEEIEKEIEEELKKLEQELKQQEAAKEQQSGGQQESGSTGKGS, encoded by the coding sequence GTGCGAAGAGACCAGGCTATTGGAGCCGTTCTACTGCTAGGCTCGCTGGCATTCATAGCCATGTATGGCTATCTCCTGTTCTTCGCTGGCAGGGAGATTAGCCTGCTGCTGTTGAAGATAACCGCCTTTGCCGCCATAGCAGTGATAGGCGGTATTCTGGCTTGGATAGGCTACACTCTTGCGACTACCCCGCCACCAAAGCCTATTGAGGAGATCGAGAAGGAGATTGAGGAGGAGCTTAAGAAGCTCGAGCAGGAGTTGAAGCAGCAGGAGGCCGCCAAAGAGCAACAGAGCGGTGGCCAGCAGGAGAGCGGGAGCACCGGGAAAGGCAGCTGA
- a CDS encoding transcriptional regulator, producing MTGSGYNGAERVLERLIGVLERLGYGYHVLEYPENRRRRSIDVLVAGGGRRVLIKVVEDVASVRREDVKELRSVGGVLGASPLLVGDHEKGEKLEDIVAYERMGIYALSPEGFERAASTGIFVVKKRGRFYMRLDAGKFKEEREARGLSLGTAADLLGVTRRAVYEYERSNIDVDLERALRILDVFGEEVFRPIEVFRVEEPRSELRNLDEEGERAIAERIMEAGGIVVHAKRTVVDLAARLGERTSIIVYEHRRERTDGVIRRGEEAARIAEATSSEVIAIVERSETARDLEALGLHVIRGSEAPDEITIRLREYHEGL from the coding sequence GTGACTGGCAGCGGTTACAACGGCGCAGAGAGGGTGTTGGAGAGGCTGATAGGCGTCCTGGAGAGGCTGGGGTACGGGTACCACGTGCTAGAGTACCCGGAGAACCGCAGGCGACGCAGCATAGACGTCCTCGTGGCTGGTGGCGGTAGACGCGTCCTCATAAAGGTGGTTGAGGACGTCGCGAGCGTGCGCCGCGAGGACGTCAAGGAGCTTAGGAGTGTTGGTGGCGTGTTAGGAGCATCTCCGCTGCTAGTAGGTGACCACGAAAAGGGCGAGAAGCTCGAGGACATAGTAGCCTACGAGAGGATGGGCATCTACGCGCTGAGCCCAGAGGGGTTCGAGAGGGCAGCTTCCACCGGCATCTTCGTCGTGAAGAAACGCGGCAGGTTCTACATGAGGCTCGATGCTGGCAAGTTCAAGGAGGAGAGGGAGGCCCGCGGCCTCAGTCTCGGTACAGCGGCGGATCTCCTCGGGGTCACGAGGAGAGCGGTATACGAGTACGAGAGGAGCAACATCGACGTTGACCTAGAGAGGGCGCTCAGGATACTCGACGTGTTTGGCGAGGAGGTGTTCAGGCCGATAGAGGTGTTCCGCGTCGAGGAGCCGAGGAGTGAACTCAGGAATCTGGACGAGGAGGGTGAGAGGGCGATAGCAGAGAGGATAATGGAAGCAGGCGGTATAGTAGTGCACGCGAAGAGGACTGTCGTTGACCTCGCGGCTAGGCTCGGAGAGAGGACATCAATCATAGTCTACGAGCACCGGCGCGAGAGGACGGACGGGGTGATTAGGCGTGGCGAGGAGGCGGCAAGGATAGCCGAAGCTACAAGTAGCGAAGTGATAGCGATTGTCGAGAGAAGCGAGACAGCCAGAGACCTAGAAGCACTAGGCCTTCACGTCATCCGGGGCTCCGAGGCACCCGACGAGATAACAATCAGGCTGCGCGAATACCACGAGGGCCTCTAA
- a CDS encoding SPFH domain-containing protein, translating into MTRATVLKALRLLTVLAAIIAIVFVAMVAMSTYQLDVGEAAVIIDPVQGRIVGVVFGPHFGFKMPWQEIRVIPVSVQTVLLEDQSAVIAVTRDGARVPVEIQVRYEVRKDPAAVKYLIQKYPENPHERIKREVIERAAYEAVRSVIGKYNLVEIVPRIQEISEEIAAYLKQLLLEDPSVKAAIDIVDVVVKSIDIPKELSQAILRKLAAQQEAEAAKFEAQKEIIRAEMEAKKKIIAANATAMQQIIAARAEAEKRVIEANATAQKMLIEAMAQAKSVVERYRGEAAAIKAIMEELNVTAEEAAKIYYYIKMIELYREVLPEALRNASITLLVTPSGNQTLPLVGVIPLPSR; encoded by the coding sequence GTGACAAGAGCAACTGTGCTCAAGGCGCTACGCCTGTTGACAGTGCTGGCCGCTATAATCGCGATAGTCTTTGTCGCGATGGTCGCGATGAGCACATACCAGCTTGATGTAGGCGAGGCAGCTGTGATAATCGATCCGGTACAGGGCAGGATAGTCGGCGTGGTGTTCGGACCACACTTCGGATTCAAAATGCCATGGCAGGAGATTCGCGTGATACCAGTTTCCGTCCAGACGGTGCTGCTCGAAGACCAGAGCGCTGTCATAGCTGTGACTAGGGATGGCGCCAGGGTGCCGGTAGAGATACAGGTGCGCTACGAGGTGAGGAAAGACCCGGCAGCCGTCAAGTACCTGATACAGAAGTATCCGGAGAACCCACACGAGCGCATCAAGAGGGAGGTTATCGAGCGCGCGGCTTACGAGGCCGTTAGGAGCGTTATCGGCAAGTACAACCTGGTGGAGATAGTGCCGCGTATACAAGAGATATCCGAGGAGATAGCGGCGTACCTGAAGCAGCTGCTACTCGAAGACCCGAGCGTCAAAGCAGCCATAGACATAGTGGACGTGGTAGTCAAGAGCATCGACATCCCGAAGGAGCTAAGCCAAGCCATACTGAGGAAGCTGGCCGCGCAGCAGGAGGCGGAGGCCGCTAAGTTCGAGGCGCAGAAGGAGATTATCCGCGCGGAGATGGAGGCCAAGAAGAAGATAATCGCCGCCAACGCTACGGCAATGCAGCAGATTATCGCTGCCAGGGCGGAGGCGGAGAAGCGCGTCATAGAGGCTAACGCTACGGCGCAGAAGATGCTGATAGAGGCCATGGCCCAGGCGAAGTCGGTCGTGGAGCGCTACCGCGGCGAGGCAGCAGCGATAAAGGCGATAATGGAGGAGCTGAACGTGACCGCGGAGGAAGCAGCCAAGATATACTACTACATCAAGATGATAGAGTTGTACCGAGAGGTGCTCCCAGAAGCCCTCCGCAACGCGAGCATAACGCTCCTAGTCACGCCCAGCGGAAACCAGACGCTACCACTGGTAGGCGTTATACCACTACCTTCACGCTAA
- a CDS encoding DUF1616 domain-containing protein, producing MPCEQGEAPLKTLEEIVRERLARHKSLYETLYSVYRDVREGKLKLVDPEPPTTLAQYLRRLDYSLWFWTTAALIAAAITSIWASSVAPQLLPLRYILGTLYVLFIPGYVLVEALYPEEKSLAPLERLALSIGLSLAIIPLIGLLLNYTPWGIRLEPIVTSTAVYNTVLLLIAAYRKLTIVRMEAEALGIADRDGRRRKPGDDALAAPV from the coding sequence TTGCCGTGCGAACAGGGTGAGGCTCCACTGAAGACCCTAGAGGAGATCGTACGAGAGAGACTAGCGAGGCACAAGAGCCTCTACGAGACCTTATACAGTGTATACCGTGACGTCCGGGAAGGCAAGCTCAAGCTCGTTGACCCGGAGCCCCCAACAACCCTCGCCCAGTACCTAAGGCGACTCGACTACAGCCTATGGTTCTGGACCACAGCGGCGCTCATAGCTGCCGCGATAACCTCAATATGGGCGAGTAGTGTTGCTCCACAACTCCTACCACTCCGCTACATACTCGGCACGCTATACGTACTCTTCATACCCGGCTACGTGCTAGTCGAGGCCCTCTACCCGGAAGAGAAGAGCCTAGCACCCCTAGAGCGCCTAGCCCTCTCAATAGGCCTATCCCTGGCAATCATACCACTCATAGGCCTACTCCTGAACTACACACCATGGGGCATACGCCTAGAGCCAATAGTCACGAGCACAGCAGTGTACAACACAGTGCTCCTCCTGATAGCCGCCTACCGCAAGCTAACCATCGTGAGGATGGAAGCCGAGGCGTTAGGGATAGCGGATCGTGACGGTAGACGAAGAAAACCGGGAGATGATGCACTTGCGGCTCCGGTATGA
- a CDS encoding DUF1616 domain-containing protein codes for MILDEEVFAVILAVAVVASVFAAVHVLDLRPSEPFTAIGLLDANCKIGEYPREALIGSNVTLCIFVDNHMGRPIYYKVVYRIAAPETLPTNTTPSPEPKLLEWRGVLGNKQNTTFIVHVPVAHPKASANTSRVALVFELWIYDTERNQWIYTGRWVHLYIKPVAVRTG; via the coding sequence ATGATACTCGATGAGGAAGTATTTGCGGTGATACTGGCTGTTGCTGTAGTCGCATCGGTCTTTGCGGCAGTACACGTGCTCGACCTTAGGCCTAGCGAGCCGTTCACAGCGATAGGCTTGCTCGACGCAAACTGCAAGATAGGCGAGTATCCAAGAGAGGCGCTCATAGGCTCCAATGTCACCCTATGTATCTTCGTGGATAATCACATGGGACGACCCATATACTACAAGGTCGTGTATCGCATCGCTGCCCCAGAGACACTCCCGACGAATACCACCCCCTCTCCCGAGCCCAAGCTTCTAGAGTGGCGTGGCGTGCTCGGCAACAAGCAGAACACCACGTTCATAGTGCACGTCCCGGTCGCCCACCCGAAAGCCAGCGCGAATACTAGCAGAGTAGCCCTCGTGTTTGAACTCTGGATTTACGATACGGAGAGAAACCAGTGGATATACACGGGTAGATGGGTACACCTCTACATCAAGCCTGTTGCCGTGCGAACAGGGTGA
- a CDS encoding AAA family ATPase encodes MVKWVSIVKFRGVREGVLSNLAGINILVGRNGSGKTTVLEAVHLALTLTDSFEFLVKRRGWFGLASIDTLFYRCSREARIIVELADRTRQELSLRVERRGETARMVRLEARGRRTGVSDILVYRDGRVVASKLGVAHNSFLVDWNIASSLGASESIYAEMLVHGGFSAKEFLLDMLRSKTGSVRSVEPIRVNNEWILHLVYTDHAIPYYVAGDGIRYALACLMTLVAHRDSVLLLEEPELHLHPGLMKLIAHAIIASYRRRGNQVFVSTHSVELVDMLVREAARNNLGDNEFRIYWLALEDGRLSYTSYGLSNASEALEEMKHWLYN; translated from the coding sequence GTGGTTAAATGGGTATCCATAGTTAAGTTTAGAGGCGTGAGAGAGGGCGTACTGAGCAACTTAGCCGGCATAAACATCCTCGTCGGGCGCAACGGCAGCGGCAAGACAACAGTCCTAGAGGCGGTACACCTCGCACTAACGCTAACCGACAGCTTCGAATTCCTTGTAAAGAGGCGCGGCTGGTTCGGCCTAGCGTCTATAGACACACTCTTCTACAGATGCTCGCGTGAGGCGCGCATTATCGTCGAGCTTGCAGACCGTACACGGCAGGAACTGTCGTTGAGGGTAGAGAGGCGCGGAGAAACAGCACGAATGGTTAGGCTGGAGGCCCGGGGGAGACGAACTGGAGTATCGGACATCCTCGTGTATAGGGATGGACGGGTGGTGGCAAGTAAACTGGGGGTAGCGCATAACAGCTTCCTAGTCGACTGGAACATAGCATCTAGCCTAGGCGCATCCGAGAGCATCTATGCCGAGATGCTTGTTCACGGCGGTTTCTCTGCGAAAGAGTTCCTCCTCGACATGCTGAGGAGTAAGACGGGTAGCGTTAGGAGCGTAGAACCGATTAGAGTAAACAACGAGTGGATACTCCACCTGGTCTACACGGATCACGCGATACCATACTACGTCGCGGGGGACGGCATACGATACGCGCTAGCCTGCCTAATGACGCTAGTCGCTCATCGCGACTCTGTCCTGCTTCTAGAGGAGCCAGAGCTTCACCTACACCCGGGGCTCATGAAGCTAATCGCACATGCAATCATAGCATCGTACCGTCGACGTGGCAACCAAGTGTTTGTCTCGACGCATAGCGTAGAGCTGGTAGACATGCTCGTGAGAGAGGCAGCGAGGAACAATCTAGGGGACAACGAGTTCAGGATATACTGGCTTGCACTTGAGGACGGTAGGCTTAGCTACACCTCATACGGGTTGAGCAACGCTAGCGAGGCGCTCGAGGAGATGAAACACTGGCTATACAACTAG